A part of Kitasatospora kifunensis genomic DNA contains:
- a CDS encoding polysaccharide deacetylase family protein — MSYFSRAGRPTVPAPATRLSAQTLPTLMCLCAAVLGPAGQSAKPSPPAPDCARLACVALTFDDGPSVATDSLLDDLAADHTKATFFLVGQEARYRTKQVKREQAEGHAIGNHTLTHPYLGDLTPAQVHDELAGGEQAIADITGTRPWLVRPPYGNQSAQVASFGHPLLLWDLDTLDWWHHDPAQVLSRAAAGVRSGSIVLMHDTENQRDTLTAVPQLIRNLRNAGYTLVTVPELFGAAALKPGTAYRNRSSATRPEPQPQPWADPLPTTAQDTAQDTDAAIAGTVLLRYHSAAATGPAQLAQAVGGLRPGECRNVVQPLAALAGAPAFALRDDTAHGIELYDQRDCSHQVAANTMAPGTEQDDEVRSFKVH; from the coding sequence ATGTCGTACTTCTCGCGAGCCGGTCGCCCGACCGTGCCCGCGCCTGCCACGCGACTGAGCGCCCAGACCCTGCCCACCCTGATGTGCCTGTGCGCCGCCGTGCTGGGCCCCGCTGGACAGTCGGCCAAGCCGTCCCCTCCGGCGCCGGACTGCGCGCGCTTGGCCTGCGTGGCGCTGACCTTCGACGACGGGCCGTCGGTGGCGACCGACAGCCTGCTGGACGACCTCGCCGCCGACCACACGAAGGCGACCTTCTTCCTGGTGGGCCAAGAGGCCCGGTACCGGACGAAGCAGGTGAAGCGCGAGCAGGCCGAGGGTCACGCGATCGGCAACCACACCCTCACCCACCCGTATCTGGGGGATTTGACGCCCGCTCAGGTGCACGACGAGCTGGCCGGCGGCGAGCAGGCGATCGCCGACATCACCGGGACGCGTCCGTGGCTGGTCCGCCCGCCGTACGGCAACCAAAGCGCGCAGGTCGCCTCCTTCGGCCACCCGCTGCTGCTCTGGGACCTGGACACCCTGGACTGGTGGCACCACGACCCCGCCCAAGTGCTCAGCCGCGCCGCGGCCGGCGTGCGCTCCGGGTCGATCGTCCTGATGCACGACACCGAGAACCAGCGCGACACCCTCACCGCCGTCCCGCAGCTCATCCGCAACCTGCGGAACGCCGGCTACACCCTGGTCACCGTCCCCGAACTGTTCGGGGCGGCCGCGCTCAAGCCCGGCACGGCCTACCGCAACCGATCCAGCGCCACCCGCCCCGAACCGCAGCCCCAGCCGTGGGCCGACCCGCTGCCGACCACCGCTCAGGACACCGCTCAGGACACCGACGCCGCCATCGCCGGCACAGTACTGCTGCGCTACCACAGTGCCGCCGCCACCGGCCCAGCCCAGCTGGCGCAGGCGGTGGGCGGCCTGCGGCCCGGCGAGTGCCGCAACGTCGTCCAGCCGCTGGCCGCGCTGGCGGGCGCGCCCGCGTTCGCGCTGCGCGACGACACCGCCCACGGCATCGAGCTCTACGACCAGCGCGACTGCTCCCACCAGGTCGCCGCCAACACCATGGCCCCCGGAACCGAGCAGGACGACGAGGTGCGCAGCTTCAAGGTCCACTGA